In the genome of Poecilia reticulata strain Guanapo linkage group LG16, Guppy_female_1.0+MT, whole genome shotgun sequence, one region contains:
- the LOC103478116 gene encoding trypsin-1 gives MRSLVFVLLIGAAFALEDDKIVGGYECTPYSQPHQVSLNSGYHFCGGSLVNEYWVVSAAHCYKSRIEVRLGEHHIGLSEGTEQFISSAAVIRHPSYNSYTIDNDILLIKLSSPATLNQYVQPVALPSSCAPAGTMCKVSGWGNTMSSTADSNKLQCLDIPILSDRDCNNSYPGMIYDSMFCAGYLEGGKDSCQGDSGGPVVCNGELQGIVSWGYGCAE, from the exons ATGAGGTCTCTGGTGTTTGTTCTGCTCATTGGAGCTGCTT tTGCCTTGGAGGACGACAAGATCGTCGGAGGGTATGAGTGCACACCCTACTCTCAGCCCCATCAGGTGTCTCTGAACTCTGGCTACCACTTCTGCGGTGGCTCCCTGGTCAACGAGTACTGGGTTGTGTCTGCTGCTCACTGCTACAAGTC CCGTATTGAAGTTCGTCTGGGAGAGCACCACATTGGCCTCTCTGAGGGAACTGAGCAGTTCATCAGCTCCGCTGCTGTCATTCGTCACCCCAGTTACAATAGCTACACCATCGACAATGACATCCTGCTGATCAAGCTCAGCAGTCCTGCCACCCTCAACCAGTATGtgcagcctgtggctctgcccAGTAGCTGTGCTCCTGCTGGCACCATGTGCAAAGTCTCTGGCTGGGGCAACACCATGAGCTCCA CTGCTGACAGTAACAAGCTGCAGTGTCTGGACATCCCCATCCTGTCTGACAGGGATTGTAATAACTCCTACCCTGGAATGATCTACGATTCCATGTTCTGTGCCGGATATCTGGAGGGAGGCAAGGACTCCTGCCAG GGTGATTCTGGTGGCCCCGTTGTGTGCAACGGTGAGCTGCAGGGAATTGTTTCCTGGGGATATGGATGTGCTGAG
- the LOC103477909 gene encoding trypsin-1: protein MRSLVFVLLIGAAFALEDDKIVGGYECTPYSQPHQVSLNSGYHFCGGSLVNEYWVVSAAHCYKSRIEVRLGEHHIGLSEGTEQFISSAAVIRHPSYNSYTIDNDILLIKLSSPATLNQYVQPVALPSSCAPAGTMCKVSGWGNTMSSTADXNKLQCLDIPILSDRDCNNSYPGMIYDSMFCAGYLEGGKDSCQGDSGGPVVCNGELQGIVSWGYGCAERDHPGVYAKVCLFNDWLQSTMASN from the exons ATGAGGTCTCTGGTGTTTGTTCTGCTCATTGGAGCTGCTT tTGCCTTGGAGGACGACAAGATCGTCGGAGGGTATGAGTGCACACCCTACTCTCAGCCCCATCAGGTGTCTCTGAACTCCGGCTACCACTTCTGCGGTGGCTCCCTGGTCAACGAGTACTGGGTTGTGTCTGCTGCTCACTGCTACAAGTC CCGTATTGAAGTTCGTCTGGGAGAGCACCACATCGGCCTCTCTGAGGGAACTGAGCAGTTCAtcagctctgctgctgtcatTCGTCACCCCAGTTACAATAGCTACACCATCGACAATGACATCCTGCTGATCAAGCTCAGCAGTCCTGCCACCCTCAACCAGTACGtgcagcctgtggctctgcccAGTAGCTGTGCTCCTGCTGGCACCATGTGCAAAGTCTCTGGCTGGGGCAACACCATGAGCTCCA CTGCTGACARWAACAAGCTGCAGTGTCTGGACATCCCCATCCTGTCTGACAGGGATTGTAATAACTCCTACCCTGGAATGATCTACGATTCCATGTTCTGTGCCGGATATCTGGAGGGAGGCAAGGACTCCTGCCAG GGTGATTCTGGTGGCCCCGTTGTGTGCAACGGTGAGCTGCAGGGAATTGTTTCCTGGGGATATGGATGTGCTGAGAGAGAYCACCCTGGTGTCTATGCCAAg GTCTGCCTCTTCAACGACTGGCTGCAGAGCACCATGGCCAGCAACTAA
- the mrpl17 gene encoding large ribosomal subunit protein bL17m yields the protein MRLTLQMLISHGRVARRIGLGPESRINMLRNILTGLVRHERIETTKVRADEVRFYAEKLIDYAKKGDTDGKAMKMASFWLTEKDLVPKLFKVLAPRFENHSTGYTRMARIPNRENLDRAQMAVLEYKGNPFPPLYPVKKENELTLINQLLKGYREERARARVLAAEA from the exons ATGCGCCTCACACTGCAGATGCTAATCTCCCACGGCCGGGTGGCCAGGAGGATTGGCTTGGGCCCGGAGTCCCGGATCAACATGCTGCGGAACATCCTGACTGGACTGGTTCGGCATGAGAGGATAGAAACCACGAAGGTCAGAGCCGATGAAGTCCGCTTCTACGCCGAGAAG CTGATCGACTATGCCAAGAAAGGAGACACAGATGGGAAGGCGATGAAAATGGCCAGCTTTTGGCTCACG GAAAAGGATCTCGTCCCGAAGCTCTTCAAAGTCCTCGCTCCGCGTTTTGAAAACCATTCAACCGGCTACACGCGGATGGCCCGGATCCCCAACAGAGAGAACCTGGACAGAGCCCAGATGGCCGTGTTGGAGTACAAAGGCAACCCGTTTCCACCTCTTTATCCCGTGAAGAAGGAGAATGAACTGACTCTCATCAACCAGCTCCTCAAAGGCTACAGAGAGGAGAGGGCGAGGGCAAGAGTGTTGGCTGCTGAAGCCTAA